A stretch of DNA from Thermoplasmatales archaeon:
TTTCTCATATCGGCCTCATTCCTGGATCGGTTCTCGAGTTTCTTGTTCAGATCATAATCCCTGCTTTAATTGGAATTGTGGTCGGTGTTCTTGTTATAGTCATCAACAAGATTATGAATTTCGAGAATCTCGTTGTAGCGTTTATGCTTGGCATAGTGATTTTAGAATTCATCGCGCTACAGGCGTCAAAAATAACGCCATTCCCGGCCGTTATAGCTACGGGAGCAATTATCGGGAATTTTTCAGACAAGACAATCTTTTGGAATCGCGAAACCGCATTCAGCGAGAACCTGGCCGTTCTTTCCGAGGCTATTATATTCATTGCTATTGGTGGAATGCTGTTAAGGTCAGATATCGTTGATTATGTGTTATACGGTCTCCTTTTCACTGCAATGCTGCTTCTGGTGGTTCGCCCTGCTGCTGTTCTGGCTTCCATGGCACCATTTTTTGGGCATAGGCAAAAGATTGATAAAGCTTCCATGGCTTTTTATTCTGCCGTGGGTCCGCGTGGCATTGTTTCGATAGTTCTTTCAGTACTTCCACTTAGCATTGGACTATTAACACACAACGTGTATTTGCTAACATACGGGCCCATAATAACCGTAATAACGTCCTTCATAGTCTTATTTTCTATAATATTGAATACCCTTTATGTTCCATTTATGTCAAGGATGAAACTGTTCAGGCAACGTTCTATTGAGGAAGGAAATTTACTTCCAGGTAAAGAATCATGAGGTTAAAACATGATAGAAAAAAAGGAATTTGGTAAGACAGGATTTTCTGTTTCGAGAATAGGTATGGGTACGTATTACGACCCTTCGTGGATCGTAATGGACAAGGCATTTCATATAAGGCCAAACGAAGACAGAAGAGTGAATGCTATAAAGACTGGGTTGGAACTTGGTTTGAATCTCATAGATACTGCTGAGATATATGGAACTGAACGACTGGTTGCTAAAGCAATAAAGGGATATGACAGAAACGATCTTTTTATAGCAACAAAGGTTTTTCCAAATCATTTCTCCTTTGAGAAGGTTATAAATTCG
This window harbors:
- a CDS encoding cation:proton antiporter, whose protein sequence is MVFSITTEYYQLSLILILAAFAIPIARKISVVDVPILIIIGILFGPALGLIKYEYASSFMLDFGGFGFGILGIVFILYFESHHMDLKAIRKYFAKIVSLDTIGVIVTALLAGLIFSYVFKAPFSVGFLFGAIISPTDPATLIPLFKKIHVKEEISSTIIGESMFNDPISIVLVSIALFIVDPASSYSAFFSTFVSHIGLIPGSVLEFLVQIIIPALIGIVVGVLVIVINKIMNFENLVVAFMLGIVILEFIALQASKITPFPAVIATGAIIGNFSDKTIFWNRETAFSENLAVLSEAIIFIAIGGMLLRSDIVDYVLYGLLFTAMLLLVVRPAAVLASMAPFFGHRQKIDKASMAFYSAVGPRGIVSIVLSVLPLSIGLLTHNVYLLTYGPIITVITSFIVLFSIILNTLYVPFMSRMKLFRQRSIEEGNLLPGKES